The DNA window tattatataaatatttaatggttaaagtaagaaatttttttacaaaaaaaaaaaatattagaaaggTAAATACAATTGAGTACACGGAATTGTGTCATTTATTCATTGAGTTGTCTCTCATGCATGTTATGTACAATTGGCCCTCTCTCTTACATTGTTCTTTCCCATATTTTAACCCACTCATCTACTCCAACTGTccatctatttatttatatatttatataccaATATCCTTGACTTAGTTCTATCAGCCTCCTCTTATCTTCATCAGCTCTTCATTTCTTTCTCTGTTTTAATTCCTCTCCTCTCAGATGGCTGCTAGTTCGATAAATCCTCTGATCATGTGTAAAATAATTGGAGATGTGGTGGATCCATTTGTGCCCACAGCAGACATGGATGTCTACTATGCAACCAAGCATGTTACTAATGGCTGCAGCATCAAGCCTTCCATGGCTTTCAATCCCCCGACTGTCACCATTTCTGGATTGCCTAATGAGCTTTACACCTTGGTAATGATTTCTCTAtctaccttttattttattaatctttttttgggtatttgagTTAGTGCATGTAGAATTCTTTTTATATCAAacatgaaaattatatttactagAAAGtcacattttcttttgttaGAAAAATGATTAAGAATTTTATACAGATTAGGCACAAGAATCAATTAAACAATTGTCcgttactaaattaaatattaaaagtctAACCATCGATCTCAGTAACAAATAAAGTTACCGGCTTTGTTTTAGAGGTTATTGCCCTCATTTGAATTTTAGGTTAAACGGGATTTTGGGGTTTTCTGTTAGTTATTGCGTCGATTTGGACTTTTACTTGCACGTTAATTGGCTTTTGACCTGAGATATtttacattacaagttttggttgatattttttaagtagGTATTGCCCAGTTTTAGACTTTTACATTTACAATGATAAATTAAATGCAAGTTACAAAATTTACTGGAGTtaaatgtatgatttattttgtaaaataacataaagggtataatataaaataattttaaaaaaatataaaaaatattttatttaataaattaggtAATGTgatgtatgaaaataaaaaaaaatgaatgaaatgatgtaACTGttgaatttgtaaaataaatcaatCCAACTTTCTTTAAGAAAGTTAAATAACAATGCTACTTGAATATAATGTTATAGCATGCACTGAAATGGACCACTTAGACCTGCattgattaatcaattaattgtCAATAAGTGAAAACTAATGAACAAAGCAAACTCACAtgtcatttatttcataaatacaaatgtatttttttatattatattaattcttcTTTTTGGCCTGCATGATCAGGTAATGACAGATCCAGATATGCCAAGCCCTAGCGAGCCCTCCATGAGAGAATGGGTGCACTGGTTGTCCTCTCTTTCccttttatctatttttttcaaaaaactaaaTAAGTACTCAAACCATTTTAAacctattttttaattaaatttacaaacCTAATTAATCATGCATGTATATTAAGCCTACTATTATgatgataagataaaaataataaattagaaatatatattttaaatgtttaaaagttTTGTAATATTACAAATAGAACTTTTTAAGACTAGAAGAATTGGTTATCTATAAAAACTGAAACATCGCTTAGGAGAAAGTCACCATAATCATTGGTTATCTTACACTTTAATTCTCATTGgtcatattttatcttttttttagaaaaagttattaataatacaaattaattttagaaattctctacatatcatattattacattattattataaatattaaatcacttatttgattaactaaaaatattaaaatattcatattttattttttattaattttaaatataattttttttttagtaattaaacaaattaaaaactcaaataatttacattttttagcAAACAAGATTTGTtagacaaaattaaaaaaaaatctcaaataatcaaatatcaaacaagctttaagTCTTGAACAtcttatttaaacattttatttaacaattattcCATTAAGATTTGTTTTAATAAGAATATACTAACTACATATTTCTACCATCAAAATGCATTAAACATTAAAGGAGCAACAATAGTAAcatgtaataatatattaagcCTTACAAACCcatataaaaatgtgatagaaTCCTTTGGGTATATCAAACGCCTGTTGGGGATTCATGTTCCTTTACAAGAGTGAGGGCAAACcagtaaaaaaaattttttttgtttcaaatgACTGTTTTGTCCCCTTGAGAACAGGGGTCCGTATATCTGAGGATTCAATCTCATTGATTCTCCAAAGGTTAAATCAATATAGTAAGAAGAGTTCAGCAATTCCATGTATACTAATGTTTCATTTTATCCTTTTAGGATTGTAGCCAACATTCCGGGAGGTACCAATTCTGGTCAAGGTGCGTTAATTTTGTGTTGTGTAACCTTAAAATGTAATTAGTTAACTAATCATTGAGTATCAGGTGGGAAGATTCAAACTCATAACCTTAAATATATGAATTCTTGCACTCACCTACTGAAATATGAGTAAACTAAAAATGCAGGAAAAGAGATAGTTCCATACATGGAGCCATGCCCAGCTGTTGGAATTCACCGTTATATTCTAATACTATTTAGACAGTCCAAATATGTTGACCAAACTATTGAGAAGCCAAATATCATAACCAGGGCCAACTTCAACACTAGAGCCTTCTCTCATCACCTATGCTTGGGGTTTCCGGTTGCAATTGTTTACTTCAATGCACAAAAGGAACCCATCAACCAACGAAATGTCTAAGTTATTTCATCTTCTccttgaataaatatatatattatcatgcaTGAACCTAATTACTATATAAAGACATATCTCTCTATCTATCTATGATCGAtctatcaatttaaatatacatttcCTTTTTGTCTTTTTATCAGTTTTATGATGTGCTTACTTATTGGTAGAATGTAGTGCTCCTTCTCTTATTCACTTTTCTTTTTCAACATTCCATATATTATATACCatatttaccttttttttaagattatcaaactatttgattattcaatattaattacacaataaataatattcaagaaaaatgtataaaaagtaaacattataaaaattagaaacaaAAAGAAGGCTGGATCAaacatgaatttaaatttatttatttttttcttatccaCACAGTAACTAACCAGCCAAAATGAAATGATCCTAACTCTTACCTTTAAGTCTTAAccaatttacaaataatatctGACAGGATTAAAAGAACAAACATAACATACTATGATAAGTTCATAAGCATCAACAATACAACAACAACATCAAGTCCCATTCATTGCAGCTTGAACAAATTCCTCCAACCAATCTTAGAAATTGACATATGAGGATAATCAACAGGATTAAAGGAACATGTTAACATCACTGATTTACCATTTCATCAACATTGCATCTTGAAACCTTATAACCTTATAAGTCGTTTTATTGCTCAACTAAACGTTCATAAACATACtacactagtagaaaatgtGTAATTACCAAGGAGGTTCACCGAGAGCGAGTAAATGCTCttggaaatttatttttaaccgagAGAATTTGTTTTCCCTCGCGAATATATAACAAGGTCACCAAGGGTAGTAATTATCTCTCGCGGATAGAATATATTTCCGAGGGCTCTTGAAGTCAGCTCTCGGTGAACATATTATTTCCGAGTGACCGCCTTACGCCCTCGGTGacattctttaatttatttcctTCCTTCGTTCTCTGTCGCTACCACCTCTAGAACGGCCATAGATTCGCTCCGTCCGTCCACATATCCACTACGTCGGTCCGTCGCTCCGTCCGTTGCTTCATCCATCACCCCACCCGTCCTGCGCTCTGTCCATCGCTCCATCCTCCGCCCGCTCTGTCCTCCGCCCAGATTGATTTGTCCACAGGCTGGAATCTTGGAGAAGAAGGAAAAAACATCATATGAGTTTTGATTTTTGTCATATTCTTAATCATGTTATGTATCCCACTATCAAGATTGTTTTTCATTTGATTCATATTGTTAGGTCATGGAaactattttttctctcaatctGGTTTGCTCCTTTTGATTTcttgatatattaaataacttgATCTGTTGGAATCAACTCATCGGAATACATTAGGTTTTCCTTAAtgaaaacatatttgttttctttgattGGTGAGAGGAAGAATTAGGGTTCATCACTATATATgtgcactagtaaaaaaaggacctttagcgacggtttttcccgaaggttttgtaaacctctcctaaatactcccgagaggaacaaatccttcgggattaaaatTGGATTCCAagtggggtgtaaaaccttcgggtttattcatttttaccgaaagttttttgtagaactttcgtttttaaccttcccaaaaaacccaaaaaaattctaagtgttggatgtgggttaattgcgaaggtttttgtcaaaaccttcggttttgaaatcccttggttttttaattacgaaggttattcaaagacccttcggttttgcattttttgaaaatttcatttccaaaagttttacaaagaaccttcggtttttctctttaaaaaaaatttctaatttttgaaattggtttttccgaaggttttttaataaaccctcggttttgactaatatcaaaaccgaaagttgtatgaaaaccttcggcctcaacctctataaatacaaaccctaacccttctctttttcattccgctcatctctcctttctctctcttccgccgccgccgccgctgCCTCCTCCAAaccgcgggttcttctcctctcttcaggtaatttgtttgatttggttttttttgttttgtttattgtaagatttagatttcttaagtttatatatatatatatattatagatctatatttatgttagtttacgttattttgtttgattaatatatatatatacatatatctaaaatgcatttaggatatgggtgatgattcgacatggaagagacttcggcgtacaccggagaaactgcatccgtgttaccagaatctgataacacaatcagaaattgcggcacgtgaggaagaggtaagaaagatgacgctggaaatggaacaaatccgactaagggatgccgaaagaggtcgtttgctcagtgaaatcaaagcggaccgggccgaaatgtctcagagattagagaatctcgaacaggaacttgtcttgttgaggagtcgactgaatcaaccaccccctccttccaccccatctaataattaatttctagatttattatggatttattatggatttatgacagttatgttttaatatttatgaattattgttattatgcttgtttggtttggttgaatatgttttaaataattatgtttttgttgacttataatctttttttaaaaaaaaaccgcatccccaaaaccgaaagtttatttgaaaaccttcggtttt is part of the Impatiens glandulifera chromosome 1, dImpGla2.1, whole genome shotgun sequence genome and encodes:
- the LOC124924909 gene encoding protein MOTHER of FT and TFL1-like — its product is MVRVGQETSLIETRQFTPHLCCKRLGLRLRENWENYLVYLKRELKGISNGSSYTEVGSLMAASSINPLIMCKIIGDVVDPFVPTADMDVYYATKHVTNGCSIKPSMAFNPPTVTISGLPNELYTLVMTDPDMPSPSEPSMREWVHWIVANIPGGTNSGQGKEIVPYMEPCPAVGIHRYILILFRQSKYVDQTIEKPNIITRANFNTRAFSHHLCLGFPVAIVYFNAQKEPINQRNV